The segment ATTTTCTCAGGTAAAGGGGCGAGAGCGATGCCGGCAGTATGCCCGGCCCAGCCGCGTTTCAGCGTGCCGCTTGAACATGCTACAGTCCGCCTTTGCCGCCGGCATGGAGCGGCTTTGCCTGGATCAAGATTGATGCCCACCTGGACTTCCCCGCCGCAACTCGTCGCCCTGGCCGCCTTCTATGCGCAGGCGCAAGCCCATCCTGAAACAATCAGTGACGCTGCCTTCCTGGACAAGGTGAAAAACGCCCACTGGCCCACCAATTGCTGGAGCTATGTGGAAGCGTCGTTCGCCATCATCGCACCCGCCTGCCTGCTGCGTCCGCATTTGACTGCCGAGCTGATCGCCATGCCCATCGACGCCATGGTCGCTGGTGGCCTGGACGATGCGGGGCAAGTCATCGCAATCGGCCTGGCCTGCGCCACGCGCGACGCGCCGTATGTGGCGGTGAGCGAGGAGGGCAGGCGCTGGCTGATGCAGGTATGGCCGGGACTGGGCGAACTGGCCGAGGCGGTATTCCAGGCCAGACTGCAAGCGGCGCTGGAAGAGGACTAAGCCAGCGCTTGACCTGCAAGACAGGTTTACGTTACGGTATACGTAACTACTTACATATATCTTGCTAATCATGTCCTCCACTCTGCAAACCTACGGCTCCCTGATGCTGGCCAGCCGCCTGCGCCGTCTTTCCGATCAACTGTATGCCGGTGTCGATACCAGTTATGTGGCCGCCGGCGTCGAACTGACGTCACGCTGTTTCCCCTTGTTATTGCTGTTGCGCGACAACGGCCCCACGTCGATCACGGCCCTGGCCGCGCAGATCGGGCAGACGCATCCGGTGGTGGTGCAGCTGGGACGCAAGCTGCTCGATGCCGGCGTGGTGGCGGAGATGCCGGACGCCAAGGACGAGCGCCGCCGCCTGCTGGCGCTGTCCGATGCCGGGCTAGCCTTGTTGCGCGACATGGCGCCGCTGTGGGACGACGTGCGCGCGGCCGTCGATGCCGTGTTCGAACAGGGCACGCCGCAGCTGATGGCCAGCCTGGACCGGGCCGAAGCACGCTTGCAGGCGCAAGGCTTTGGAGAGACCATCGCCGCTTGCCGGCGCCAGCGCGAGCGGGCCGCCGTGGAAATCATCGATTACGCCCCCGATTATGCGCCCGATTTCAAGCGCCTGAATATCGCCTGGCTGGAACGCTATTTCTATGTCGAGGCACTCGATGACAAGGTGCTGTCCGATCCGCAAAGTTCTATTCTCGACGCTGGCGGGCAGATTTTCCTCGCGCGCCTGGACGGCAAGATCGTTGGAACGTGCGCCCTGATCCGCGCCGGCGATGGCAGCATCGAGTTGTCGAAGATGGCCGTCACGCCCGAATGCCAGGGTCTGGGCATCGCGCGCCGGCTGATCGAACGGGCTTTCGACGCCTTCGAGGCCAGCGGCGCGCAACTGCTGTTCCTGGAATCGAACAGCAAGCTGGCGCCCGCCATCCGCCTGTATGAAAGCAGCGGTTTTACCCACGTGGCGCGGCCGGCCGGCGACGCCCATTACCAGCGCGCCGATGTCTACATGGAGTGGCAGGGCAGGTAGCACATTTGAACGCACCCATCGGCCGTCTCCCGCGTTACAATACGCGCACCCATAACGGAACCACGGTTCCACTATCGAGAGACGCCGACGCCGCATGCCTTCCTTTCCGATGCCCTTCCCGCAGATGATCGTTCCCCCTGAGCCCACCCAGGCGCGCAGCAAGCAGGCGTTCGAGCGCCTGCTGCAGGTCGGTGAACAGTTACTGGCGGAAAACCGTTTCGATGAAATCGGCGTGGCCGACCTGGCCAAGCTGGCGGAAACCTCGGTGGGCACGTTTTACCGTTTATTGGGCGACAAGGACACCTTGAGCCGTTTGTTGCTGCAGCGCTTTTTTTCCGACATGGTGGAAAAGGTCGAGACGCTGACGGAGCTGCGCCAGTGGGAAGGGCGCAGCCTGGAAGAGTTCATCCGCGCCATGGTGGCCATGTTCGTGGCCGTGAATGGTGGGCGCAGCGGCGTCTTGCGCGCCTTGATCACGCGCGCGTCGCAGGATGCGCAATTTCGCGACAGGGTGCATCAGATCAATCATTTGATCTCGCAACGCACGGTGGCCGTGCTGGCCAGCAAGTCGTCGAGCATCCGCCACCCGAACCCGACACAGGCGATGATGGTGGTGCCGCCCGTGCTGCTGGGCATCCTGAACCAGCACACCCTGACGGGCTCGCTGTCCTTTTTGTCAGGCGCGGCGCTCGAGGATGAACTGGTGCGTGTTGCTTTAAATTACCTGACTTGAACTATTTAGCGATTTAACTTGAAATCGGAATTCGGATTCCGTATTATGTTTTCCAACAGCGGGAAAACATATTCCTGCACCTGAACACAAAGCATGTTCAACAGCAAGGAGACAGAATGCGGCGTCACACGACATCCGATGTTCCATTGCATTACCTCGACCTGGGTCTCGGCACTGAGACGGGGCAGGGCGAGCCCGCGCAGTCAGAGCCCGTTTTCTTGCTGCACGGCCTCGGTTCCTGCGCCGAAGACTGGCGCCCGCAAATCGACGCTCTCGGCTGCAGCTATCGCCTGATCGTGCCCGACCTGCGCGGCCATGGCGCCAGTCCCACGCCCAACGGCGACTGGCAGATCGGCGACTTCGCCAATGACCTTTTCAACTTGATGGACCAGCTCGACGTGCCGCGCGCGCACATCGTCGGCTTTTCCCTGGGCGGCATGGTGGGCCTGGAAATGGCCAACCGCGCCCCCGGACGAGTGGCCAGTTTGTGCCTGATCAATTCCCAACCGTTCCAGGGCAGCAAACCGGTCGCGCTGCTGTTCGCGTACTGGCTGCGCCGCACGGTGATCGCCACTTTCGGCCTGAAAACCATGGGCAAGATCATCGGCAAGAAACTGTTTCCCGATGCTGCCCAGCAAGCGCTCGCCGAACGCTTCGCCACGCAAATGGCGGGCATGGACAAGCGCGCCTACCTGGCCGCGCTGGACGCCATTTTCCACTGGGATATCGACATTCATTTCCAGGCCCTGGCCATGCCCGTCTTCATCATGGCGGCGGACCAGGATTACACGCCCGTCGCCAGCAAGCGGGTCTTTGCCGCACAGTTTCAGCATTGCGAGATCGAGATCATCGCGAACTCGCGCCACGCCACGCCCCTGGACCAGGCGCAGCGTGTGAATACCTTGTTGCAGTCCTTCCTCACTATAAATTCAAAATAAACAGGCCACTCGCCGCACGGGCCGAGGGCCGGGAAACAGTCATCGCAGGGCAGGTGCTCGCATTGCGCGCGCGGGTACCGTTACGTCTTGCGATCCTGGCATCCGGCCGTCTTCCCTGGCGGTAAGCAAGCCTGACATTGGAGACGCTATGAAACTTGCTTTGAAATTGATGCCCGCCGCCCTCGCCGTTGCCGGCGCGTTTGCTACCCAGGCACATGCGCAGGATGGCAGCCCGGCCACCGCCGCCACAGCCCAGGAAGCCAGCGATGCGAAAGAACGCATGGAAACCGTGACGGTCTCCGCCCGCCGCCGCGAAGAACGCCTGCAGGACGTGCCGCTGGCCGTCACGGCGTTTTCCGCCAAGGCCCTGGAACGGGCGAATATCCAGAACCTGGCCGACTTGCAGGAGCGGGTGCCGAACCTGACCGTGTACGCGTCGCGCGGCACGAATACCACCTTGACGGCTTTCATTCGCGGCGTGGGCCAGGCCGATCCCGTCTGGGGCGTGGACCCGGGCGTGGGCATTTATTTCGACGACGTCTACATGGCCCGGCCGCAAGGCGCGCTGCTCGACGTGTTCGACGTGCAGCGCATCGAAGTGCTGCGCGGCCCGCAAGGGACCCTGTACGGCAAGAACACCATCGGCGGCGCCATCAAGTACATCTCGCGCCCCTTGGCGAAGGAAAATGGCGCGTCGGCGGAAGTGGGTATCGGTAACTATAACCAGCGCAATTTCAAGGCCGCCTTCAATCTGGCCAACGAGAGCGGCACCTGGCGCGCGCGCCTGGCGGCCGCCAAGCTGGACCGCGACGGTTTCGGCCGCAACACCTTCAATGGCGAGCAGGTCAGCGACCAGGACAGCACGGCCGCGCGCCTGTCCGTCGGTTACTTTCCGCAGGATATCCCTTTGACGGTCGTGCTGAGCCTGGACGCCACCGATGACAAGTCCGGCGTGCGCGGTTTCCAGCGCATGGGCGTGAGCGCTTTCGACCCGCTCAAGCGGCCGGCCAGCACGGATGCGTACGATATCCAGAGCGGCATGCCGGGCCATAACTTCACGCACAACCGGGGCGGCTCGCTGGTGGCCAACTACACGCTCTCGAACGACTGGTCCGTGAAAGTGATCGGCGCCAAGCGGCGCAGCACGTCCGAGCAAACCATCGACTTCGACGGCTTGCCGCAGCCGATTGCCGACGTGTTCGGCGACTCGCGCGACGAGCAGAAGAGTCTGGAATTGCAGGCCTCGTACAGCGGCGACTACGGCGCCGGCGTGATCGGCCTGTACCGCTTCGAAGGCACGGCCGGCGGCGGCATCTACAATAATTTCCTGGGACGCCAGTTCACGGCCGCCGTCAGCACGGTGGAGACGGACAGCACGGCGCTGTACACGGACTGGACCTGGCCGCTGGGCAAGGTGTGGAGCATCAATGCAGGCTTGCGCCACACGCGCGAGGAAAAGCGCGCCGTCGTGCTCAACCGCGCCTTTGCCGACGTGGGTTTTACGCGGCCCATCCAGACGGCGGCCGACTTCGACAAGTCGCTATCCGTCAGCAATACCTCGCCGAAACTGTCGGTGCGCTACGAAGCGTCGAAGACGACGAATTTCTACGGCAACCTGTCGCGCGGTTTCAAGTCGGGCGGCTACAACGTGCGCGCCAACAACCTGGTGGTGCCCGATTCCGCGCGGCCGTACAAGGATGAAAAACTCGATGCGCTGGAAATGGGCATGAAGTACGCGGCACCGGACGATACGTTCGACGCCAACGTGGCCCTGTTCTACAACCGCTACAAGGATATCCAGTTGTCCGTGTTTACCAGCTATGTGCAGCCGGGCGGCGTGCCGGGCTTCTATGGCGACTTCACGAACGCGGGCAAGGCGACCGTGAAAGGCGCCGAGTTCGAATTCTCGTGGCGGCCCAACCGCCAGTGGGAAGTCAACGGCTTTCTCGCCCTGCTGAACGCCAACTATGACGAGTACATGAGCGGCGGCAAGAACATCGCGGACACGCAAAAGTTCAGCAATACGCCAGCCCGGCAAGTGGGCTTGAATCTGACGCGCACGGACCGCGACGTCTTCGGCGGCGCCTTGCGCAGCATGGTCGGCTATGGCTACCGCAGCAAGGTGTATCCGACCACAGACTTGAGCGAAACCCTG is part of the Janthinobacterium sp. 67 genome and harbors:
- a CDS encoding bifunctional helix-turn-helix transcriptional regulator/GNAT family N-acetyltransferase — encoded protein: MSSTLQTYGSLMLASRLRRLSDQLYAGVDTSYVAAGVELTSRCFPLLLLLRDNGPTSITALAAQIGQTHPVVVQLGRKLLDAGVVAEMPDAKDERRRLLALSDAGLALLRDMAPLWDDVRAAVDAVFEQGTPQLMASLDRAEARLQAQGFGETIAACRRQRERAAVEIIDYAPDYAPDFKRLNIAWLERYFYVEALDDKVLSDPQSSILDAGGQIFLARLDGKIVGTCALIRAGDGSIELSKMAVTPECQGLGIARRLIERAFDAFEASGAQLLFLESNSKLAPAIRLYESSGFTHVARPAGDAHYQRADVYMEWQGR
- a CDS encoding TetR/AcrR family transcriptional regulator produces the protein MPSFPMPFPQMIVPPEPTQARSKQAFERLLQVGEQLLAENRFDEIGVADLAKLAETSVGTFYRLLGDKDTLSRLLLQRFFSDMVEKVETLTELRQWEGRSLEEFIRAMVAMFVAVNGGRSGVLRALITRASQDAQFRDRVHQINHLISQRTVAVLASKSSSIRHPNPTQAMMVVPPVLLGILNQHTLTGSLSFLSGAALEDELVRVALNYLT
- a CDS encoding alpha/beta fold hydrolase yields the protein MRRHTTSDVPLHYLDLGLGTETGQGEPAQSEPVFLLHGLGSCAEDWRPQIDALGCSYRLIVPDLRGHGASPTPNGDWQIGDFANDLFNLMDQLDVPRAHIVGFSLGGMVGLEMANRAPGRVASLCLINSQPFQGSKPVALLFAYWLRRTVIATFGLKTMGKIIGKKLFPDAAQQALAERFATQMAGMDKRAYLAALDAIFHWDIDIHFQALAMPVFIMAADQDYTPVASKRVFAAQFQHCEIEIIANSRHATPLDQAQRVNTLLQSFLTINSK
- a CDS encoding TonB-dependent receptor, translating into MKLALKLMPAALAVAGAFATQAHAQDGSPATAATAQEASDAKERMETVTVSARRREERLQDVPLAVTAFSAKALERANIQNLADLQERVPNLTVYASRGTNTTLTAFIRGVGQADPVWGVDPGVGIYFDDVYMARPQGALLDVFDVQRIEVLRGPQGTLYGKNTIGGAIKYISRPLAKENGASAEVGIGNYNQRNFKAAFNLANESGTWRARLAAAKLDRDGFGRNTFNGEQVSDQDSTAARLSVGYFPQDIPLTVVLSLDATDDKSGVRGFQRMGVSAFDPLKRPASTDAYDIQSGMPGHNFTHNRGGSLVANYTLSNDWSVKVIGAKRRSTSEQTIDFDGLPQPIADVFGDSRDEQKSLELQASYSGDYGAGVIGLYRFEGTAGGGIYNNFLGRQFTAAVSTVETDSTALYTDWTWPLGKVWSINAGLRHTREEKRAVVLNRAFADVGFTRPIQTAADFDKSLSVSNTSPKLSVRYEASKTTNFYGNLSRGFKSGGYNVRANNLVVPDSARPYKDEKLDALEMGMKYAAPDDTFDANVALFYNRYKDIQLSVFTSYVQPGGVPGFYGDFTNAGKATVKGAEFEFSWRPNRQWEVNGFLALLNANYDEYMSGGKNIADTQKFSNTPARQVGLNLTRTDRDVFGGALRSMVGYGYRSKVYPTTDLSETLAQGGYSIWTAGVVWEAPKNWTFSLHGSNLGNKRYRTDGYNIPAVFILDGFYGPPRQIIAKVGYKF